CCGGCAAAATCCGCCCACCTAAAGATGGCGAACGTTATTTTGCCATGCTCAAAGTTAATGAGATTAATTTTGAATTGCCAGAAAATGCCAAGAACAAAATTTTATTTGAAAATCTGACACCGCTATTTGCCAATGAGAGACTCAAATTAGAGTTAGGCAATGGCAGTACCGAAGATATTACCTCGCGCGTTATTGAGCTGGTTTCACCGATTGGTAAAGGCCAGCGTGGTCTGATTGTGTCACCGCCTAAAGCGGGTAAGACCATGATGTTACAAAACATCGCACATTCAATTACCACGCAAAACCCGGAATGTTACGTCATCGTTCTGTTGATCGATGAGCGCCCTGAAGAAGTCACCGAGATGGAACGTTCTGTGCGTGGCGAAGTCGTCTCCAGTACCTTTGATGAGCCAGCGACGCGTCATGTGCAAGTGGCAGAAATGGTAATGGAAAAAGCCAAACGGTTAGTTGAACACAAGCGTGATGTCGTTATTTTACTTGATTCAATCACCCGGTTGGCACGTGCTTATAATACGGTGATTCCTTCGTCGGGTAAGGTGTTAACGGGTGGTGTTGATGCCAATGCTTTACATCGTCCTAAGCGTTTCTTTGGTAGTGCTCGTAACATTGAAGAAGGCGGTAGCTTGACGATTATTGCGACGGCTCTAGTTGAGACCGGCTCACGTATGGATGATGTGATTTACGAAGAGTTTAAAGGTACTGGCAATATGGAGTTGCACCTTGATCGCCGTATTGCCGAAAAACGCATTTATCCAGCGATCCACCTTAATCGTTCTGGTACGCGCCGTGAAGAATATTTGACCCAGCCCGATGAGCTGCAAAAAATGTGGATACTACGCAAGCTTTTGCATCCGATGGATGAACTGGCGGCAATCGAGTTTTTGCTTGACCGACTTAAGGGCACCAAGACCAATGCCGAGTTTTTTGAGTCGATGAAACGCTAAAATAATATGTTACCGGTTCTTTTGCTTAATTAAGCTTGCCGCAACAGCCACTTTTACGTACCATAGCCAACCCTTTTGAACCGTATTCATAAAGCACTTATGGATGGCGGCGAAACTATTAAGGAAACACCATGAAGGCTGATATTCACCCTAAATACGCAGAAATGACCGTTACCTGTAGCTGTGGTAACACATTCCAGACTTGCTCAACCTTGGGCCAAGATCTCAGCGTTGAAATTTGTTCACAGTGCCATCCATTTTATACGGGTAAGCAGAAGATTATCGATACGGCTGGCCGTGTTGACCGTTTTAACCAAAAATACGGCAAAAAATAAGCGGTATTCGTGCCATGTGAGCGCGCACTTACCCCCACGCCTTCACGGAGCCTGCCTCGTGCTTGACACGGGGGGCAAGCCCTTTGGGGTGCGCTGTACTTTGTTCGCTGTGTAAATTCATCTGCTGTCGTCTACGCTGGCTAGCATTATGACTCAGGATCACTCCCCCGCCTTTTTTTGCCGAGTGTGTTGGCTACTGTTATTGGCCAGCGTCGCGGTTGGTTGTGCAGTCAATCCGGCAACTGGCGAGCGCGATTTTGTGCTAATGAGCGAAGCTGCCGAGATTAAGCTCGGTCGCCAATCGCATCAGCAAATCATTGATCAATTTGGCCTTTATGACGACTCTGAGCTTCAGTCCTACGTGCAACAGGTGGGAGAGCAGCTTGCTCTCAAGAGTCATCGCGCTGATTTAGTCTACCGTTTTACTGTGCTTGACAGCGATCAGGTCAATGCTTTTGCTCTGCCTGGCGGCTATATCTATATTACTCGCGGCATTATGGC
The genomic region above belongs to Gammaproteobacteria bacterium and contains:
- the rho gene encoding transcription termination factor Rho — encoded protein: MSATVEKIQAKNNINAQKDSPQSAQKESPQNAQKDKPQKEGKSRNPRHQRNPRHQRNSRNHHNDSHEDVPDSENTMNLTELKQNTPTELIEIAQSLGIDDKARSRKQDIIFAILKAAARKGENIYGDGVLEILQDGFGFLRSAQGSYLAGPDDIYVSPSQIRRFNLRTGDTVSGKIRPPKDGERYFAMLKVNEINFELPENAKNKILFENLTPLFANERLKLELGNGSTEDITSRVIELVSPIGKGQRGLIVSPPKAGKTMMLQNIAHSITTQNPECYVIVLLIDERPEEVTEMERSVRGEVVSSTFDEPATRHVQVAEMVMEKAKRLVEHKRDVVILLDSITRLARAYNTVIPSSGKVLTGGVDANALHRPKRFFGSARNIEEGGSLTIIATALVETGSRMDDVIYEEFKGTGNMELHLDRRIAEKRIYPAIHLNRSGTRREEYLTQPDELQKMWILRKLLHPMDELAAIEFLLDRLKGTKTNAEFFESMKR
- the rpmE gene encoding 50S ribosomal protein L31, whose product is MKADIHPKYAEMTVTCSCGNTFQTCSTLGQDLSVEICSQCHPFYTGKQKIIDTAGRVDRFNQKYGKK